Proteins co-encoded in one Armatimonadota bacterium genomic window:
- a CDS encoding ABC transporter permease: MAVFLLIRLVPGDVVTQLIGLEASISPQRVAELRRLFGVDRPLHVQFGDYLRSVLRGDLGRSLRTGRPVGPELRRRFPVTVQLAVTGMVVAVGIGVPLGILAALHRGRLTDYLATTFVLLGLSVPSFWLAVLLILLFALRLGVLPPTGYVSPGEDLWASLCHMALPALSLGLVLAAASTRIVRSSLLEVLGRHYVRTARAKGLAEPVVILRHALRNALIPVVTVLGLQFGTLLGGTVIIEQIFGLPGIGRYALEGINLRDYPVVQGAVLAIALAFTLVNLAIDVCYGLLDPRIRYQ; encoded by the coding sequence GTGGCCGTGTTCCTCCTCATCCGCCTCGTTCCCGGCGACGTCGTCACCCAGCTGATCGGACTGGAAGCGTCCATCTCGCCACAGCGGGTCGCCGAACTCCGCCGGCTCTTCGGCGTCGATCGCCCCCTGCACGTGCAGTTCGGCGACTACCTGCGCAGCGTGCTCCGCGGTGACCTGGGCCGGTCCCTCCGCACCGGCCGGCCCGTGGGGCCCGAACTGCGGCGGCGGTTTCCGGTGACGGTGCAGCTGGCGGTCACGGGCATGGTCGTCGCCGTCGGCATCGGCGTGCCGCTTGGGATCCTGGCCGCCCTGCACCGGGGCCGGCTGACCGACTACCTGGCGACGACCTTCGTCCTGCTGGGCCTCTCGGTGCCGTCGTTCTGGCTGGCGGTGCTGCTGATCCTGTTGTTCGCCCTCCGGCTGGGCGTGCTTCCCCCGACCGGGTACGTCTCCCCGGGGGAGGACCTGTGGGCGAGCCTCTGCCACATGGCGCTCCCGGCCCTCTCGCTCGGACTGGTCCTGGCAGCCGCCAGCACGCGCATCGTGCGCAGCAGCCTGCTGGAAGTGCTCGGCCGACACTACGTCCGGACGGCCCGTGCCAAGGGCCTGGCCGAGCCGGTGGTGATTCTCCGGCACGCACTGCGCAACGCCCTGATCCCGGTGGTCACCGTGCTGGGGCTCCAGTTCGGGACGCTGCTCGGTGGCACGGTGATCATCGAACAGATCTTCGGCCTGCCCGGCATCGGACGCTACGCGTTGGAGGGCATCAACCTGCGCGACTATCCGGTCGTTCAGGGGGCAGTGCTCGCCATCGCGCTGGCGTTCACCCTGGTCAACCTCGCGATCGACGTCTGCTACGGCCTCCTCGATCCGCGCATCCGCTACCAATGA
- a CDS encoding DinB family protein yields the protein MDPLIAAHWKMLDDLHRQIVELVAPLSDEALNRRVPGLRNTVGILLRHVAGSERYWIGEVLGGRPAHRRRASEFEHDRVDGATVLAELARVRAGTREVLESLRPQDLLADVPVERSTGPARETKAYALLHAIAHAAYHLGQLRYLVTLLRQKA from the coding sequence ATGGATCCGTTGATCGCCGCGCACTGGAAGATGCTGGACGATCTGCACCGCCAGATCGTCGAACTGGTGGCGCCGCTGTCAGACGAGGCGCTGAACCGCCGGGTCCCCGGCCTGCGCAACACCGTCGGCATCCTCCTGCGGCACGTTGCGGGGTCGGAGCGGTATTGGATCGGCGAGGTCCTCGGCGGACGCCCGGCGCACCGGCGACGGGCCAGCGAGTTCGAGCACGACCGGGTCGATGGCGCGACGGTGCTGGCGGAGCTGGCCAGGGTACGGGCGGGCACCCGCGAGGTGCTGGAGAGTCTCCGTCCGCAAGACCTGCTGGCCGACGTGCCGGTCGAGCGGTCCACCGGACCTGCGAGGGAAACCAAGGCCTACGCGCTCCTCCACGCCATTGCGCACGCCGCGTACCACCTGGGGCAACTGCGATACCTGGTGACGCTGCTCCGCCAGAAGGCATAG
- a CDS encoding ABC transporter permease — MSTAASLSAPRHRSPVWRRPGVVGRLARHPSARLGTALLLVVVGGTLGAPYLAPADPLRIAPEQRLAPPSLSHPLGTDLYGRDTLSRVLYGGRISLAVGALSVGLALVAGGALGAAAGYWGGWLDSAVMRLADVLLAFPAILLAIGLLAFLGGGFWNVVLAIALVYTAPMARVARAAVLAVRHEEFVTAAAAIGGSASRILRRHILPNAAAPLIVESSLRLALAVLAEAALSFLGLGTQPPAPSWGQMIAEGRAVMTFTSWPAVGPGLAITVTVLGFNLLGDGLRDALDPHTAVP; from the coding sequence ATGAGCACTGCGGCCTCCCTGTCCGCCCCGCGACACCGGTCCCCGGTCTGGCGTCGGCCCGGCGTCGTCGGGCGACTGGCGCGCCACCCCAGCGCGCGGCTGGGGACCGCGCTGCTGCTGGTGGTCGTGGGCGGCACCCTGGGCGCCCCGTACCTAGCCCCGGCCGACCCGCTCCGCATCGCACCCGAACAGCGGCTGGCCCCCCCGAGCCTGTCGCATCCCCTGGGTACCGACCTCTACGGCCGGGACACGTTGAGCCGGGTGCTGTACGGCGGTCGCATCTCGCTGGCAGTCGGGGCTCTGTCCGTCGGCCTGGCGCTTGTGGCGGGTGGCGCGTTGGGGGCGGCCGCGGGCTACTGGGGCGGCTGGCTGGACAGTGCCGTCATGCGCCTGGCCGACGTGCTCCTGGCGTTTCCCGCCATCCTGCTCGCCATCGGGCTGCTGGCCTTCCTGGGCGGTGGCTTCTGGAACGTTGTCCTGGCCATCGCCCTGGTCTATACTGCCCCCATGGCACGCGTGGCCCGGGCTGCCGTCCTCGCCGTCCGCCACGAAGAGTTCGTCACGGCCGCCGCAGCGATCGGCGGCAGCGCCTCCCGGATCCTCCGCCGCCACATTCTACCCAACGCGGCAGCGCCGCTCATCGTGGAGAGCAGCCTCCGCCTCGCCCTGGCCGTCCTGGCCGAGGCGGCGCTCTCCTTCCTGGGATTGGGCACACAGCCACCGGCGCCCAGCTGGGGGCAGATGATCGCGGAGGGCCGCGCCGTGATGACGTTCACCTCGTGGCCGGCTGTGGGCCCCGGACTGGCCATCACCGTGACCGTGCTGGGCTTCAACCTGCTCGGCGACGGTCTTCGGGACGCCCTCGATCCACACACGGCTGTACCGTGA
- a CDS encoding ABC transporter substrate-binding protein, translating into MYLLTLVLIAGLLAGLVPLSAPAQPTGPRYGGTLRAGMQTDPVGLDPHLTTATATRNMMENVYDTLVFVTSEGRYAPGLAEAWQVSPDGLTWTFTLRRGVKFHNGRVMTAEDVAYSINRIRDPRTRSPRAGDFAEVDTIATPDPHTVVIRLKRPFSPLLAKLAFSTNVIVPREVVERDGDLNTAPTGTGPFRFVGYTPQQRLVLVRNGDYWERDETGRRLPYVDRIEFVFLPDAVARATALRAGAVDWIEYVPASEVRSLRADPNIEVVGGLSANFRAIYINNAVAPFTNVKVRQAMAWAVNRKEIVDTALFGVGGIEATATTIPPGNFYALRRRVYDRVDLERAKRLLAEAGHPNGFEADLYVTSTYDFLRTPAEVLQAQLGRIGIRLRIQAADWSVYLPTMFQKRYTLSILGTSGQVDPDDFLYPSFRTGAGLNLVNYSDPQVDRLLDEGRAASTEAQRKRIYDQLQLRILETSPMVFLFHSTQYEAVRRHVQGFEHWPNTSYLGLRRTYLTR; encoded by the coding sequence ATGTATCTGCTCACGCTGGTCCTGATCGCCGGACTGCTCGCCGGCCTGGTGCCGCTCTCCGCACCCGCGCAGCCAACGGGCCCGCGCTACGGCGGGACCCTGCGCGCGGGCATGCAGACCGACCCCGTGGGCTTGGATCCGCACCTCACCACCGCCACGGCCACCCGCAACATGATGGAGAACGTCTACGACACGCTGGTGTTCGTCACCAGCGAGGGCCGCTACGCCCCTGGCCTGGCCGAGGCGTGGCAGGTGTCTCCGGACGGCCTGACCTGGACGTTCACGCTGCGCCGTGGGGTGAAGTTCCACAACGGCCGCGTCATGACCGCCGAGGACGTCGCCTACTCCATCAACCGGATCCGCGACCCGCGCACCCGGTCGCCGCGCGCCGGCGACTTCGCGGAAGTCGACACCATCGCCACCCCCGATCCCCACACCGTGGTGATCAGGCTCAAGCGTCCGTTCAGCCCGCTGCTGGCCAAGCTGGCGTTCTCGACCAACGTGATCGTGCCGCGGGAAGTCGTCGAGCGCGACGGCGACCTCAACACCGCCCCGACCGGTACCGGCCCGTTCCGCTTCGTGGGCTACACCCCCCAGCAGCGCCTGGTCCTGGTGCGCAACGGCGACTACTGGGAACGCGACGAGACGGGGCGCCGGCTGCCCTACGTGGACCGCATCGAGTTCGTCTTCCTGCCCGATGCGGTCGCCCGCGCCACCGCGCTGCGCGCCGGAGCCGTCGACTGGATCGAGTACGTCCCCGCCTCGGAGGTCCGCAGCCTGCGCGCCGATCCCAACATCGAGGTCGTGGGCGGGCTGTCGGCCAACTTCCGCGCCATCTACATCAACAACGCCGTGGCGCCTTTCACCAACGTCAAGGTCCGGCAGGCCATGGCGTGGGCGGTCAACCGGAAGGAGATCGTCGACACGGCGTTGTTCGGCGTCGGCGGCATCGAGGCCACCGCCACGACCATCCCTCCGGGCAACTTCTACGCGCTGCGCCGACGCGTGTACGACCGGGTGGACCTGGAGCGTGCGAAACGGCTGTTGGCCGAAGCCGGTCACCCCAACGGCTTCGAGGCCGACCTCTACGTCACCAGCACCTACGACTTCCTGCGGACGCCCGCCGAGGTCCTCCAGGCGCAACTGGGCCGTATCGGCATCCGGCTGCGCATCCAGGCCGCCGACTGGAGCGTCTACCTGCCCACGATGTTCCAGAAGCGGTACACGCTGTCGATCCTGGGCACCTCGGGGCAGGTCGACCCCGACGACTTCCTGTACCCGTCGTTCCGCACCGGGGCCGGTCTCAACCTGGTGAACTACTCCGACCCGCAGGTCGACCGGCTGCTCGACGAGGGCCGCGCGGCCAGCACTGAGGCCCAGCGCAAGCGCATCTACGACCAGCTCCAGCTGCGGATCCTGGAGACATCACCCATGGTCTTCCTGTTCCACTCGACCCAGTACGAAGCCGTACGCCGCCACGTGCAGGGGTTCGAGCACTGGCCCAACACCTCGTATCTTGGGCTACGGCGTACGTATCTGACACGGTAG
- a CDS encoding ABC transporter permease yields the protein MVWFLARGVLRRTPGRTGLLVVGVAVAGALVFDMAMLGDGLERSFGEVLATLGYEVRVVLRGTLPLATEALLPQADAVARALTRHPDVAAVMPVLVHQVYLETTAGPVPVVVVGVQGDAGGLVRPRGAAPAGGVLVNPRLASAFGLRPGARVRLAARRDPQTGAVLRARDVRVDGIAEFVFDLQGQRSLAMPIGALRDLLGVDPGAASFLAVKLRPAADPDRLAGWVAATFPTLEALSVQRLLAQVRRQLMYFRHFAVVLSGVGLLLAGLLVGAVLTVAIGERLGELAMLRAVGLARLRLAQLVLAEGLVLALASVPLALLLGMGVGTVLDGILRTTPGIPQSLRFFVVTPTAAVRAAGLVVFTAALGAVYPAWVAGRLNVATTLHQEVL from the coding sequence ATGGTGTGGTTCCTGGCGCGGGGTGTGCTGCGGCGGACGCCGGGGCGGACCGGGCTGCTGGTCGTGGGCGTGGCCGTGGCGGGCGCGCTGGTCTTCGACATGGCGATGCTGGGCGACGGGCTCGAGCGCAGCTTCGGCGAGGTCCTGGCCACGCTGGGCTACGAAGTGCGCGTCGTCCTCCGGGGGACGCTCCCGCTGGCCACCGAGGCCTTGCTGCCACAGGCGGATGCGGTGGCGCGGGCGCTGACACGACACCCCGACGTGGCCGCGGTGATGCCGGTCCTGGTGCACCAGGTGTACCTGGAGACCACTGCCGGCCCCGTGCCGGTGGTGGTCGTGGGCGTGCAGGGGGACGCCGGAGGCCTCGTGCGGCCGCGTGGCGCCGCACCGGCAGGCGGTGTGCTGGTGAATCCCCGCCTGGCCAGCGCGTTCGGCCTGCGGCCGGGCGCGCGGGTGCGGCTGGCCGCGCGGCGCGATCCCCAGACGGGGGCGGTGCTGCGGGCGCGCGACGTGCGCGTGGACGGCATCGCCGAGTTCGTCTTCGACCTGCAGGGGCAACGCTCGCTGGCCATGCCCATCGGCGCGCTGCGTGACCTCCTCGGGGTCGACCCCGGCGCGGCGTCGTTCCTCGCGGTCAAACTGCGGCCGGCCGCCGACCCCGACCGCCTCGCGGGGTGGGTGGCCGCCACGTTCCCCACGCTGGAGGCGCTGTCCGTCCAGCGGCTGCTGGCCCAGGTGCGCCGCCAGCTCATGTACTTCCGCCATTTTGCCGTGGTGCTGAGCGGTGTGGGGTTGCTGCTGGCGGGGTTGCTGGTCGGAGCGGTGCTGACGGTGGCCATCGGTGAGCGGCTGGGCGAGCTCGCGATGCTGCGCGCCGTGGGGCTGGCGCGCCTGCGACTGGCGCAGCTCGTGCTGGCCGAAGGACTCGTGCTGGCGCTGGCGAGCGTGCCCCTGGCGCTGTTGCTGGGCATGGGCGTGGGCACGGTCCTCGACGGGATCCTGCGGACGACGCCGGGGATTCCCCAGAGCCTGCGCTTCTTCGTGGTCACACCGACGGCCGCGGTGCGCGCTGCGGGACTCGTGGTATTCACCGCCGCGCTGGGTGCGGTCTACCCGGCGTGGGTGGCCGGGCGGTTGAACGTCGCGACGACGCTGCACCAGGAGGTGCTGTGA
- a CDS encoding ABC transporter permease: protein MAAVRDGARGPADDGQHASAVPLAVSARTAARLGLRVGDLVEIGAEPSLKRARRARVVAVWEGPEHPADVARQEAQVRLPLSVLEAVLGREDTVDRIVVRLHAGADPARVRDDLRAMVAGADVYTAADLAERTSRAFAVIARFHRAIGAVTMLASGVFLVAIVSLKLSELRRDLGALRLVGIGAGTVWLTVAGLAAVVALVGTAAGVALGAVLTWGINAYYRPLLDSALVFARLEGRTVVRAVTLAVVVALSAGVVTAARLARRRPLDLVGR, encoded by the coding sequence GTGGCCGCGGTCCGGGACGGGGCCCGCGGGCCAGCCGACGACGGGCAGCACGCATCGGCCGTCCCCCTGGCCGTGTCCGCGCGCACCGCCGCGCGGCTGGGGCTGCGTGTCGGAGATCTCGTGGAGATCGGCGCCGAGCCGTCCCTTAAGCGTGCACGACGCGCGCGCGTGGTGGCCGTCTGGGAGGGGCCGGAGCATCCGGCTGACGTTGCCAGGCAGGAGGCGCAGGTGCGCCTGCCGCTGTCTGTTCTCGAAGCGGTGCTGGGACGGGAGGATACCGTCGACCGCATCGTCGTCCGGCTCCACGCCGGGGCGGACCCCGCGCGCGTGCGCGACGATCTCCGGGCGATGGTGGCCGGTGCCGACGTGTACACCGCCGCGGACCTGGCCGAGCGCACGTCGCGGGCATTTGCGGTGATCGCCCGGTTTCACCGGGCGATCGGGGCCGTGACCATGCTGGCCAGCGGGGTCTTCCTCGTGGCGATCGTGTCGCTGAAGCTGTCGGAGCTGCGGCGGGACCTGGGTGCCCTGCGCCTGGTCGGGATCGGAGCGGGGACCGTGTGGCTGACGGTGGCGGGGCTGGCCGCCGTGGTGGCGCTGGTGGGCACGGCCGCCGGGGTTGCCCTGGGGGCGGTGCTGACCTGGGGCATCAACGCCTACTACCGACCGCTCCTCGACAGCGCGCTGGTGTTCGCGCGCCTGGAGGGGCGCACGGTCGTCAGGGCCGTCACGCTGGCCGTGGTGGTGGCGCTGAGCGCCGGCGTGGTCACCGCGGCGCGGCTGGCACGCCGCCGTCCTCTGGACCTCGTCGGCCGCTGA
- the rmuC gene encoding DNA recombination protein RmuC yields the protein MGEVTWAVLAAVLAAGLGAAVAWIVASARARAGAAGELAEVRSRLSAAEGVGAELRQHLAQREHELAAARSALEQERQARIEAQTRLVQAQENLQAQQRLLEEATVRLTDTFKALSAEALRSNNQSFLDLARQALGAVINEAKGELGQRQEALGAMIQPLQEMLRRYEEQVADLERRRQAAYGSLEEQLRALSATQQQLQRETGNLVAALRSPRVRGRWGETTLRRVVEIAGMTEHIDYVEQETLDGETRLRPDLIVHLPGGRSIVVDAKAPLDAYLDAVNAVDEEARQGALKRHAQQLRGHMTALANKAYWDRLPGTPELVVMFIPGESFFAAAVEADPQLLEDGMASRVVLATPTTLLTVLRAVGYGWRQEQIAENARQISELGRQLYERMAVLADHLNTIGKALGRATEAYNKAVGSLESRVLPAARRFRELGAVAGEEIPLLETVDQEPRQLSLPSMGESGQSGA from the coding sequence GTGGGCGAGGTCACCTGGGCGGTGCTGGCGGCGGTGCTGGCGGCCGGGCTGGGCGCGGCGGTGGCGTGGATCGTGGCCAGCGCCCGGGCGCGGGCGGGAGCGGCTGGCGAGCTCGCCGAGGTGCGCAGCCGGCTCAGTGCGGCCGAAGGGGTGGGCGCGGAGCTCCGGCAGCACCTTGCGCAGCGGGAGCACGAGCTGGCAGCGGCGCGGTCGGCGCTGGAACAGGAACGGCAGGCCCGGATCGAGGCGCAGACCCGGCTGGTCCAGGCGCAGGAGAACCTGCAGGCGCAGCAGCGGTTGCTCGAGGAGGCCACGGTGCGCCTGACCGATACGTTCAAGGCGTTGAGCGCCGAGGCGCTGCGTAGCAACAACCAGTCGTTCCTGGACCTGGCGCGGCAGGCGCTGGGCGCCGTGATCAACGAGGCCAAGGGCGAACTGGGCCAGCGGCAGGAGGCCCTGGGCGCCATGATCCAGCCGTTGCAGGAGATGCTGCGGCGGTACGAGGAGCAGGTGGCCGACCTGGAACGCCGGCGGCAGGCCGCGTACGGGAGCCTGGAGGAACAGCTGCGTGCCCTCAGCGCGACGCAGCAGCAGCTGCAGCGGGAGACGGGCAACCTGGTGGCGGCGCTCCGCAGCCCGCGGGTGCGCGGGCGGTGGGGTGAGACGACGCTGCGGCGGGTCGTCGAGATCGCGGGGATGACCGAGCACATCGACTACGTCGAGCAGGAAACGCTCGATGGCGAAACGCGCCTGCGGCCCGATCTCATCGTCCACCTGCCCGGCGGGCGGTCGATCGTCGTGGATGCCAAGGCACCGCTGGACGCCTACCTCGACGCCGTCAACGCCGTGGACGAGGAGGCGCGCCAGGGGGCCCTCAAACGGCACGCGCAGCAGCTCCGCGGACACATGACGGCGCTGGCCAACAAGGCGTACTGGGACCGCCTGCCGGGCACGCCGGAGCTGGTGGTGATGTTCATCCCCGGCGAGTCGTTCTTCGCGGCGGCGGTGGAGGCCGATCCGCAGCTGCTCGAGGACGGCATGGCCAGTCGCGTGGTGCTGGCGACGCCGACGACGCTGTTGACGGTGCTGCGCGCCGTGGGCTACGGGTGGCGGCAGGAGCAGATCGCGGAGAACGCGCGGCAGATCAGCGAGCTCGGCCGACAGCTCTACGAGCGCATGGCCGTGCTGGCGGACCACCTGAACACCATCGGCAAGGCGCTCGGGCGCGCGACCGAGGCATACAACAAGGCCGTGGGGTCGTTGGAAAGCCGCGTGCTGCCCGCAGCGCGACGGTTCCGGGAACTGGGGGCGGTGGCCGGGGAGGAGATTCCGCTGCTGGAGACGGTCGATCAGGAACCGCGGCAGCTGAGCCTCCCCAGCATGGGGGAGTCCGGACAGTCCGGAGCGTAG
- a CDS encoding site-2 protease family protein, whose product MSGPWAGRAQALGVIGATVALHELAHAAVARAVGGQVREVALGFGPPVARGRIGGTTLSLRPVPLGGFAAIDIDRLPPARRLPVLLAGPLANLAVGFVLRALGDRRGPDRLPGQRRAVEVGGLLAALAMLQQAASMGPQALVRTAGVLNFSVGLANLLPLVPLDGGHLAMARMEAAGVSPAARRWFRRLTVGLFVGLVARVFFADLARLVQASRS is encoded by the coding sequence GTGAGCGGGCCCTGGGCCGGCAGGGCGCAGGCGCTGGGCGTTATCGGCGCCACGGTGGCACTGCACGAACTCGCCCATGCCGCCGTGGCGCGTGCGGTGGGAGGTCAGGTCCGCGAGGTGGCGCTGGGCTTCGGCCCACCGGTGGCGCGGGGACGTATCGGCGGGACCACGCTCTCACTGCGACCGGTGCCGCTGGGGGGGTTCGCCGCGATCGACATCGACCGGCTGCCGCCAGCGCGCCGCCTGCCGGTATTGCTGGCCGGGCCGCTGGCCAACCTTGCCGTCGGCTTCGTGCTCCGGGCGCTGGGCGATCGACGGGGCCCGGACCGGTTGCCGGGGCAGCGACGCGCCGTGGAGGTCGGCGGCCTGCTGGCGGCGCTCGCGATGCTGCAGCAGGCGGCCTCCATGGGACCGCAGGCGCTGGTGCGCACGGCAGGAGTCCTCAACTTCAGCGTCGGCCTCGCGAATCTCTTGCCCCTTGTGCCGCTTGATGGCGGACACCTGGCGATGGCGCGGATGGAAGCAGCGGGCGTGAGTCCGGCCGCGCGCCGGTGGTTTCGTCGGTTGACGGTGGGACTCTTCGTCGGTCTGGTCGCCCGCGTGTTCTTCGCCGACCTGGCCCGCCTGGTGCAGGCATCGCGCTCGTAG
- a CDS encoding GNAT family N-acetyltransferase: MQTVITPLRDELPADPHALPAEWASWAEEPGHLVSVEEEGQVLGRVHVVVVGRDEAWLEGLWVAPSARGRGVARRLVAAAEEVARRYGTGVVRTAVPRHDYAATAVAERAGFQRTCDAIVLVTGVPAGPLESPFEAPVVPAVEADVPTLIAMLGAAPVLAAWRGLVPLGWRFRRLVPELVRGLVKDGRVLRAGDPPEGTAAFAVRGTDAVVSWVTGMAAHQQALFAAIAERARAAGAGRVAVFAPDARAVDGVRVAFTPHPWCPDGMLVVEKRLA; the protein is encoded by the coding sequence GTGCAGACCGTCATCACGCCACTCCGCGACGAGCTCCCCGCGGATCCGCACGCGCTGCCCGCCGAGTGGGCATCCTGGGCCGAGGAACCCGGGCACCTCGTGAGCGTCGAGGAAGAGGGGCAGGTCCTCGGGCGCGTACACGTGGTCGTCGTCGGTCGCGACGAGGCCTGGCTGGAAGGGTTGTGGGTGGCGCCGTCGGCACGTGGCCGCGGGGTGGCCCGGCGACTGGTGGCCGCGGCGGAAGAGGTGGCGCGACGGTACGGGACGGGGGTTGTGCGGACTGCCGTGCCCCGGCACGACTACGCCGCCACGGCCGTCGCAGAGCGTGCAGGATTTCAGCGGACGTGCGACGCGATAGTGCTGGTGACCGGCGTGCCCGCGGGGCCGCTGGAGTCCCCGTTCGAGGCGCCGGTGGTGCCAGCGGTCGAGGCAGACGTGCCGACGCTGATCGCGATGCTCGGTGCAGCGCCGGTGCTGGCTGCCTGGCGCGGGCTCGTGCCCCTGGGGTGGCGGTTTCGCCGTCTCGTACCCGAGCTGGTCCGCGGGCTCGTCAAGGACGGACGCGTGCTACGGGCCGGCGACCCGCCGGAGGGCACGGCCGCGTTCGCGGTGCGCGGGACGGATGCGGTTGTCTCGTGGGTGACCGGTATGGCGGCGCACCAGCAGGCGTTGTTCGCAGCGATCGCCGAACGTGCCCGTGCTGCCGGGGCCGGGCGGGTAGCGGTGTTTGCGCCCGACGCGCGGGCCGTGGACGGTGTGCGCGTCGCATTCACGCCGCACCCATGGTGTCCGGACGGCATGCTGGTGGTCGAGAAACGGCTGGCCTGA
- a CDS encoding ABC transporter ATP-binding protein has protein sequence MVRTWARRQDGWPAVARHLAARAPHEPVVDVVHATRTYAVDGATVTAVRDVSLQVHPGEFVAIVGPSGSGKSTLLHLMGGVDLPSAGEVRLFGLSTHRLSDAALSALRLHRIGFVFQRFFLLPMLNVEENVSLPLLEAGVPARERRTRVDEVLAYVDLRHRRTHRPGQLSGGELQRAAIARALVNRPALVLADEPTGELDQRSGQEIGLLLRRLHEDGTAVVVVTHNMEIAALAGRVLRMRDGRVGA, from the coding sequence GTGGTGCGGACGTGGGCGCGGCGGCAGGACGGCTGGCCGGCGGTAGCACGGCACCTGGCGGCGCGCGCGCCACACGAGCCGGTGGTGGACGTCGTGCACGCGACCCGTACCTACGCGGTGGACGGCGCCACGGTGACGGCTGTGCGCGACGTGTCGCTGCAGGTGCACCCCGGGGAGTTCGTGGCGATCGTAGGGCCCTCAGGCAGTGGCAAGTCGACGCTGCTGCACCTGATGGGCGGTGTCGACCTGCCCAGCGCCGGCGAGGTGCGGCTCTTCGGGCTGTCCACCCACCGGCTGTCCGACGCCGCTCTCTCGGCGCTGCGTCTGCACCGGATCGGCTTTGTCTTCCAGCGCTTCTTCCTGCTCCCGATGCTGAACGTGGAGGAGAACGTCTCCCTGCCGTTGCTGGAGGCGGGTGTACCGGCACGGGAACGGCGGACGCGAGTGGACGAGGTGCTGGCCTACGTTGACCTGCGCCACCGCCGCACGCACCGGCCGGGGCAGCTCAGCGGCGGCGAGCTGCAGCGCGCGGCCATCGCCCGGGCACTGGTCAACCGGCCGGCGCTAGTGCTGGCGGACGAGCCCACCGGTGAGCTCGACCAGCGCAGCGGGCAGGAGATCGGGCTCCTGCTGCGCCGGCTCCACGAAGACGGCACCGCGGTGGTCGTGGTGACCCACAACATGGAGATCGCCGCGCTCGCGGGACGAGTGCTGCGCATGCGCGACGGTCGGGTGGGCGCATGA
- the aroC gene encoding chorismate synthase produces the protein MLRFLTAGESHGRALVATLEGLPAGVPVDADEINAQLARRQRGYGRGGRMQIEQDRVEIIAGVIRGETIGAPVALWIENRDWRPDEPDITRPRPGHTDLVGALKYGFDDVRRVLERSSARETAARVAVGAVCRRFLAAFGVQILSHVTEIGGEVVRARPARWEEIAERAEASPVRCVDPEAERRMMAAIDAAGERGDTLGGVFEVVALGLPPGLGSYVHWDRRLDARLAAALMSINAIKGVEIGLGFEAARTPGSRAHDEIFYDPARGFYRQTNRSGGLEGGVTSGDPLVVRGAMKPLSTLRTPLRSVDLRTKEPVEAVVVRSDVCAVPAAGVIGEAMVAYVLADAFLEKFGGDAMGHVRRAYEAYMAEIRRAP, from the coding sequence ATGTTGCGGTTTCTCACGGCGGGCGAGTCGCACGGGCGTGCGCTGGTGGCCACGCTGGAAGGCCTCCCGGCGGGCGTCCCCGTCGACGCCGACGAGATCAATGCCCAGCTGGCGCGCCGGCAGCGCGGCTATGGCCGGGGCGGCCGCATGCAGATCGAGCAGGACCGCGTGGAGATCATCGCCGGGGTGATCCGTGGCGAGACCATTGGCGCGCCGGTGGCCCTCTGGATCGAGAACCGGGACTGGCGACCGGACGAACCCGACATCACGCGGCCGCGGCCGGGGCACACCGACTTGGTGGGAGCCCTGAAGTACGGGTTCGACGACGTGCGCCGGGTGCTGGAGCGCTCCAGCGCCCGCGAGACCGCGGCGCGGGTGGCGGTCGGCGCCGTCTGCAGGCGCTTTCTCGCCGCGTTCGGAGTGCAGATCCTCAGCCACGTCACGGAGATCGGGGGCGAGGTGGTCCGCGCACGGCCGGCGCGGTGGGAGGAGATCGCCGAACGCGCGGAAGCCTCTCCGGTGCGCTGCGTGGACCCGGAGGCCGAGCGCCGCATGATGGCGGCCATCGACGCCGCCGGGGAGCGTGGGGACACGTTGGGGGGCGTGTTCGAGGTGGTGGCGCTGGGACTGCCCCCGGGGCTGGGCAGCTACGTGCACTGGGACCGCAGGCTGGACGCCCGCCTGGCCGCGGCGCTGATGTCGATCAACGCCATCAAGGGCGTGGAGATCGGCCTGGGGTTCGAGGCCGCCCGGACGCCCGGCAGCCGGGCCCACGACGAGATCTTCTACGACCCGGCCCGCGGGTTCTACCGGCAGACCAACCGCTCGGGCGGACTGGAGGGGGGCGTCACCAGCGGCGACCCGCTGGTCGTGCGAGGGGCGATGAAGCCCCTCTCGACCCTGCGCACGCCGCTGCGCTCGGTGGACCTGCGCACCAAGGAACCGGTGGAGGCAGTGGTGGTGCGCAGCGACGTCTGCGCCGTTCCGGCGGCGGGCGTCATCGGCGAGGCGATGGTGGCCTACGTGCTGGCCGATGCGTTTCTCGAGAAGTTCGGGGGCGACGCCATGGGACACGTCCGGCGCGCCTACGAGGCGTACATGGCCGAGATCCGCCGGGCGCCGTGA